In Haloterrigena turkmenica DSM 5511, a single genomic region encodes these proteins:
- a CDS encoding PPOX class F420-dependent oxidoreductase yields the protein MTAIPDAFHDLFEKRTFAHVATLTEETDPHVTPVWIGYDADDDRLLVNTERGRRKERNVREDPSVGVSMVDPENPYRRLSIIGEVEEITTEGAREHIDELAQRYTGEDEYGMPIETERVILRIRVDEVVDAQDTS from the coding sequence GTGACAGCAATTCCTGACGCCTTCCACGACCTGTTCGAGAAGCGAACGTTCGCGCACGTCGCGACGCTGACCGAGGAGACCGATCCCCACGTCACGCCAGTCTGGATCGGCTACGACGCCGACGACGACCGGCTCTTGGTCAACACCGAACGCGGTCGCCGCAAGGAGCGCAACGTCCGCGAGGACCCGTCGGTCGGCGTCAGCATGGTCGACCCCGAGAACCCCTACCGGCGACTCTCTATCATCGGCGAAGTCGAGGAGATCACGACCGAGGGGGCTCGAGAGCACATCGACGAACTCGCGCAGCGCTACACGGGCGAAGACGAGTACGGAATGCCCATCGAAACCGAACGGGTCATTCTGCGGATCCGGGTCGACGAAGTCGTCGACGCACAGGACACGAGTTGA
- the trmY gene encoding tRNA (pseudouridine(54)-N(1))-methyltransferase TrmY: MRQFVCIGHDVPTDPDFSLDDLAGGAGRLDALCRSITASFVTSHGIREDVRTHLIVRDELTITFDGSELRRLNPDERSTAALVRTALEHRDEAIGALPAEPSPGIEVYRRGFEATLEELADGTVVQLHEDGDAVVDVGVDGLEDPVFVLSDHRDFTDEEEQVLEDVVDQRLRLGPELLHADQAITVAHHYLDTEGYERF, encoded by the coding sequence ATGCGCCAGTTCGTCTGCATCGGCCACGACGTCCCGACCGACCCCGACTTCTCGCTGGACGACCTCGCGGGCGGGGCCGGACGCCTCGACGCGCTCTGTCGATCGATCACCGCCTCGTTCGTCACCTCCCACGGGATCCGCGAGGACGTCCGGACGCATCTCATCGTCCGGGACGAGCTCACGATCACCTTCGACGGGAGCGAACTCCGCCGGCTCAACCCCGACGAGCGAAGCACTGCAGCGTTGGTGCGGACCGCCCTCGAGCACCGCGACGAGGCCATCGGCGCGCTCCCGGCCGAGCCCAGCCCTGGCATCGAAGTGTACCGGCGCGGGTTCGAAGCGACCCTCGAGGAACTCGCCGACGGGACCGTGGTGCAGTTACACGAGGACGGCGACGCCGTGGTCGACGTCGGCGTCGACGGCCTCGAGGACCCCGTGTTCGTGTTGTCTGACCATCGGGACTTTACTGATGAGGAGGAACAGGTGCTCGAGGACGTCGTCGACCAGCGCCTACGGCTGGGTCCGGAGTTGTTGCACGCCGATCAGGCGATCACGGTCGCGCACCACTACCTGGATACGGAGGGGTACGAGCGGTTCTAG
- a CDS encoding TRAM domain-containing protein, with protein sequence MLGAASPVGVFGLVAGVLVVLVVGSWLRKRVRGGRSAGRQQSYEKHKAAQEREPPVDLGDVREAAVHEFTEHHTGERRAVCKIEGFVVFVEEIPGNLSVGDVIELEILSFNRGRTSATARFRGIA encoded by the coding sequence ATGCTCGGTGCCGCGTCGCCCGTCGGTGTGTTCGGCCTCGTCGCGGGTGTGCTCGTCGTTCTCGTCGTCGGATCGTGGCTTCGCAAGCGCGTCCGGGGCGGTCGGTCGGCGGGACGACAGCAGTCCTACGAGAAACACAAAGCGGCCCAGGAGCGCGAGCCCCCGGTCGATCTCGGCGACGTCAGGGAGGCCGCCGTCCACGAGTTCACGGAACACCACACCGGCGAGCGGCGGGCCGTCTGCAAAATCGAGGGGTTTGTCGTCTTCGTCGAGGAGATTCCCGGCAATCTCTCGGTCGGCGACGTGATCGAACTCGAGATCCTCTCGTTCAACCGGGGACGGACGTCGGCGACGGCGCGATTCCGTGGAATCGCCTAG
- a CDS encoding NUDIX hydrolase, with product MPTDPLAWETRDRQIAYTCPGFDIVNERVRLPDGTETEFDYLSEPASVCILPFTPDGDVVCIEEWRQAVGRVNRGLPVGGTESDDDDLEAAARRELAEETGHEAETLEKLVTVEPANGIADTLLHFFVARGCRPTAEQQLDHNESIRVAPTGYEDLLEAVREGEIRDGRTVLAISYHRLFDAEA from the coding sequence ATGCCGACGGATCCACTCGCCTGGGAGACCCGCGACCGCCAAATAGCCTACACTTGTCCGGGCTTCGACATCGTTAACGAACGCGTTCGACTGCCCGACGGCACCGAAACCGAGTTCGACTACCTCTCAGAACCCGCCAGCGTCTGCATCCTTCCGTTCACCCCCGACGGCGACGTCGTCTGCATCGAGGAGTGGCGCCAGGCCGTCGGCCGCGTCAACCGCGGGCTCCCCGTCGGCGGCACCGAATCCGACGACGACGATCTCGAGGCAGCCGCCCGGCGCGAACTGGCCGAGGAGACCGGCCACGAGGCCGAGACCCTCGAGAAACTGGTAACCGTCGAGCCGGCGAACGGCATCGCCGACACGCTGTTGCATTTCTTCGTCGCCCGCGGCTGTCGGCCGACCGCCGAACAGCAACTCGATCACAACGAGAGCATTCGCGTGGCGCCGACGGGGTACGAGGATCTGCTCGAGGCCGTCCGCGAGGGCGAGATTCGCGACGGGCGGACCGTCCTCGCTATCTCCTACCACCGGCTGTTCGACGCCGAGGCGTAG
- a CDS encoding PadR family transcriptional regulator: MDQLTGFQRDLLYVIAGKDRPSGQEILDDINTYIDQPVTHGRLYPNLDTLVEKELVEKGQLDRRTNYYALTPKGRRALQRRQEWVDQYVDV; this comes from the coding sequence ATGGATCAGCTAACTGGCTTCCAACGTGACTTGTTGTACGTGATCGCAGGGAAAGATCGGCCGTCCGGTCAGGAGATACTCGACGACATCAACACCTACATCGATCAGCCGGTCACCCACGGCCGGCTGTACCCCAATCTCGACACGCTCGTCGAGAAGGAACTCGTCGAGAAGGGGCAACTCGACCGGCGAACGAACTACTACGCGCTGACGCCGAAGGGGCGACGAGCCCTCCAGCGCCGCCAGGAGTGGGTCGACCAGTACGTCGACGTCTAA
- a CDS encoding Lrp/AsnC family transcriptional regulator, which produces MAFELDEIDRGILHRLQGDARHTTAADISGEVGVTANTVRNRIQRLEEAGVITGYVPIIDYERTAKSIHMVVQCTVPIHERGDLAETALEVDGVVGVRELMTGHRNLRVDLAAENSDEVTAAVSRLQRAGLEIEAEELVKAEYHQPFDHFGTDAVDS; this is translated from the coding sequence ATGGCGTTCGAACTCGACGAGATCGACAGGGGGATTCTCCATCGGCTACAGGGCGACGCCCGCCACACGACGGCGGCAGATATCTCCGGTGAAGTTGGCGTCACGGCCAACACCGTCCGAAACCGGATTCAGCGACTCGAGGAGGCGGGCGTGATCACCGGCTACGTCCCGATCATCGACTACGAGCGGACGGCGAAGTCGATACACATGGTCGTCCAGTGTACGGTGCCGATCCACGAGCGCGGCGACCTGGCCGAGACGGCCCTCGAGGTCGACGGCGTCGTCGGCGTCCGCGAACTCATGACCGGACACCGGAATCTCCGGGTCGACCTCGCCGCCGAGAACAGCGACGAGGTCACGGCCGCCGTCAGTCGCCTCCAGCGCGCCGGACTCGAGATCGAGGCGGAGGAACTCGTCAAAGCCGAGTACCACCAGCCGTTCGATCACTTCGGAACCGACGCCGTCGATAGCTAA
- a CDS encoding HalOD1 output domain-containing protein: MSNSFIGSTDDGFDGDISIAVVTAIAAKRGVEPTELPPLYESIDPDALDALFAPTRTGGPRRGRLEFTYDGHAVVVECGSGLEITIDGTPATAEPVSADRADRFGESRTGV, translated from the coding sequence GTGAGTAATTCATTCATCGGTTCGACCGACGACGGGTTCGACGGGGACATCAGTATCGCCGTCGTCACCGCGATCGCAGCGAAGCGCGGCGTCGAACCGACCGAACTCCCGCCCCTCTACGAGTCGATCGATCCCGACGCCCTGGACGCCCTCTTCGCGCCGACGCGAACGGGCGGTCCCCGGCGCGGTCGACTCGAGTTCACCTACGACGGCCACGCGGTCGTCGTCGAGTGTGGCTCCGGCCTCGAGATCACGATCGACGGCACCCCCGCGACGGCCGAGCCGGTTTCGGCGGACAGAGCCGATCGGTTCGGCGAATCCCGGACCGGCGTCTGA
- a CDS encoding DUF4397 domain-containing protein, whose protein sequence is MTLSRRSTIKAIGVVGTGSALTGTALAINEHEDDEREADEATADNEELGAIRVGHFSPDAPNVDVYIDDQQILSDVGYGDLTPYLEIVPGTYSVAITAAGDDEPVYEGTIVVDAEFYTAAALGELEGESAGTAEEGMDVSAYDAANDTAGNETGNVSDGGDALANETDETGEMGDIEADTDVGTFDVLLLVDSPSNEIEEGTAPVRVVHAVPDAPAVDIAEGETGALIFEDVGFTEPSGYVPVEPGSQTLELFPAGESTEMSEDAASGNGNESASANESASANETASANETVGEGGVISQPDPVVSVELDLEADTAYTAFAIGYLAELDDETVTAEQAGSMPDEASEDDGETDDEDRSFSVLVAVDGEPGSETEGDDSSTGDEDAASDENATNVTESTDEQASDNVTNDTHEHAENESATTDY, encoded by the coding sequence ATGACACTATCACGACGTTCGACAATCAAGGCGATCGGTGTCGTCGGTACCGGATCGGCGCTCACTGGAACCGCTCTGGCCATTAACGAACACGAAGACGACGAACGGGAGGCCGACGAAGCGACGGCCGACAACGAGGAACTCGGCGCGATCCGCGTCGGCCACTTCTCGCCGGACGCCCCGAACGTCGACGTCTACATCGACGACCAGCAGATCCTCTCGGACGTGGGCTACGGTGACCTCACGCCGTATCTCGAGATCGTTCCGGGCACGTACTCGGTCGCGATCACGGCCGCCGGTGACGACGAGCCGGTCTACGAGGGGACCATCGTCGTCGACGCGGAGTTCTACACGGCCGCCGCTCTCGGCGAACTCGAGGGCGAGTCCGCCGGCACCGCGGAAGAAGGCATGGACGTCTCCGCGTACGACGCAGCCAACGACACCGCCGGCAACGAGACGGGGAACGTCTCCGACGGCGGCGACGCGCTCGCCAACGAGACGGACGAGACCGGCGAGATGGGCGACATCGAGGCCGATACCGACGTAGGCACGTTCGACGTCCTGCTGCTCGTCGATTCCCCGTCGAACGAGATCGAGGAAGGGACGGCCCCGGTCCGGGTCGTCCACGCGGTGCCGGACGCCCCGGCGGTCGACATCGCCGAAGGGGAGACCGGCGCGCTGATCTTCGAAGACGTCGGCTTCACCGAGCCGTCCGGCTACGTCCCGGTGGAACCCGGGAGCCAGACGCTCGAGCTCTTCCCGGCCGGCGAGAGTACCGAGATGAGCGAGGATGCCGCATCCGGAAACGGCAACGAGAGCGCCAGCGCCAACGAGAGCGCCAGCGCCAACGAGACCGCCAGCGCCAACGAGACCGTCGGCGAAGGCGGCGTGATCTCCCAGCCCGACCCCGTCGTCAGCGTCGAACTCGACCTCGAGGCGGACACGGCGTACACGGCCTTCGCCATCGGCTACCTCGCGGAGTTAGACGACGAGACGGTAACGGCCGAACAAGCGGGGTCGATGCCCGATGAGGCGAGCGAAGACGACGGCGAAACGGACGACGAGGACCGCTCGTTCAGCGTGCTCGTCGCCGTCGACGGCGAACCGGGCAGCGAGACGGAGGGCGACGACTCGAGTACCGGAGACGAGGACGCGGCGTCCGACGAGAACGCGACGAACGTTACCGAGTCGACCGACGAGCAGGCGTCCGACAACGTGACGAACGACACGCACGAGCACGCCGAGAACGAGTCGGCGACGACCGACTACTGA
- a CDS encoding DUF7511 domain-containing protein, translated as MDEIPDQRTESGTAGARTTDTDDPRDGPERDVRLEAVVVRYSADSDRCTLVPRDGPPEAMLTAWLSADLETVVDLEDAR; from the coding sequence ATGGACGAGATACCCGATCAACGGACGGAATCCGGCACGGCCGGCGCGCGGACGACCGATACCGACGATCCCCGAGACGGGCCCGAGCGGGACGTCCGCCTCGAGGCGGTCGTCGTCCGGTACAGCGCCGACAGCGATCGCTGTACGCTCGTGCCGCGGGACGGACCGCCAGAGGCGATGCTGACGGCGTGGCTCAGCGCGGATCTGGAGACGGTCGTCGACCTCGAGGACGCTCGGTAA
- the tgtA gene encoding tRNA guanosine(15) transglycosylase TgtA, which translates to MRECFELRDTDAGGRIGELTVPRADVTVETPALLPVINPNLDTIAPRRLADEFGAEILITNSYIIHGTDDVRKQALADGLHELLDFPGAIMTDSGSFQLSEYGDIDVTTEEILEFQHAIGSDIATPVDIPTPPDVPRQRAEEELETTQERLEIAEDVDTGDMLVSAPVQGSTYPDLREAAGRHADGTDLDVFPVGAVVPLMNDYRYDDMVDAVAAAKRGLGADAPVHLFGAGHPMMFALGVAMGCDLFDSAAYALYARDDRYLTVRGTRLLEDLEYLPCSCSVCTSHSPDDLRALPDDEREEELAAHNLHVTFAEIRRIKQAIRAGNLLELVEQRARSHPTMLDGYRALLDHADQLERSDPVSKGAFFHVSSESARRSEVVRHHQRLERLSVPDSLFLTEGQPARGDEFDDSWRVEPPFGPFPRALSRSYPLTAEVPERTDRAALSAAADGVARLAETNPDADLALGHRGWPADVLERVPESVELIDFTED; encoded by the coding sequence ATGCGCGAGTGCTTCGAACTCCGGGACACTGACGCGGGCGGACGTATCGGCGAACTCACCGTTCCGCGGGCCGACGTCACCGTCGAAACGCCGGCGTTGCTCCCGGTGATCAATCCGAATCTGGACACGATCGCCCCTCGTCGTCTCGCCGACGAGTTCGGCGCCGAGATCCTCATCACGAATTCCTACATCATCCACGGGACCGACGACGTCCGCAAACAGGCGTTAGCCGACGGCCTCCACGAGCTGCTCGATTTCCCGGGCGCGATCATGACCGATTCGGGCTCCTTCCAGCTCTCCGAGTACGGCGACATCGACGTCACGACCGAGGAGATCCTCGAGTTCCAGCACGCGATCGGTTCCGACATCGCCACGCCCGTCGACATTCCGACGCCGCCGGACGTCCCCCGTCAGCGGGCCGAGGAGGAACTCGAGACGACCCAGGAACGCCTCGAGATCGCCGAGGACGTCGACACGGGCGACATGCTCGTCAGCGCGCCCGTGCAGGGATCGACCTACCCAGACCTCCGCGAGGCGGCCGGTCGCCACGCCGACGGCACCGACCTCGACGTCTTCCCCGTCGGCGCGGTCGTCCCCCTGATGAACGACTACCGCTACGACGACATGGTCGACGCCGTCGCCGCCGCCAAGCGCGGCCTGGGCGCCGACGCGCCGGTCCACCTCTTCGGCGCCGGCCACCCCATGATGTTCGCACTCGGCGTCGCGATGGGCTGTGACCTGTTCGACTCCGCCGCCTACGCGCTCTACGCCCGCGACGACCGCTACCTCACGGTCCGCGGCACGCGGCTGCTCGAGGACCTCGAGTACCTGCCGTGTTCGTGTTCCGTCTGTACCAGCCACTCGCCCGACGACCTCCGCGCGCTGCCGGACGACGAACGCGAGGAGGAACTGGCCGCCCACAACCTCCACGTCACGTTCGCGGAGATCCGCCGGATCAAACAGGCCATTCGCGCGGGCAACCTGCTGGAACTGGTCGAGCAACGCGCCCGCTCGCACCCGACGATGCTCGACGGCTACCGGGCGCTGCTCGACCACGCCGACCAACTCGAGCGCTCAGATCCCGTCTCCAAGGGCGCGTTCTTCCACGTCTCGTCGGAGAGCGCCCGCCGGTCGGAGGTCGTCCGCCACCACCAGCGCCTCGAGCGTCTGTCCGTCCCTGACTCGCTGTTTCTCACCGAGGGGCAGCCGGCCCGGGGCGACGAGTTCGACGACTCCTGGCGAGTCGAACCGCCGTTCGGCCCCTTCCCGCGGGCGCTCTCGCGGTCCTACCCGCTCACGGCCGAGGTTCCCGAGCGGACCGACCGCGCGGCCCTGTCGGCCGCGGCGGACGGCGTCGCGCGACTCGCCGAGACGAACCCCGACGCCGACCTCGCGCTCGGACACCGCGGCTGGCCCGCCGACGTCCTCGAGCGCGTTCCCGAGTCGGTCGAGCTAATCGATTTCACTGAGGACTGA
- a CDS encoding polysaccharide deacetylase family protein: protein MRRRTYLATATATGVALAGCAELGWSGSNTEPDERTTDTPPPLEGPDDTGTIDDFSDFSAWSVVAGRASLVDEEASVGERSLLLEADGDDEAARIVRRLPGPVDFSGENPGLAVGTEETATPIVQLFDDDGNAIEFRATVHGGTDLRRSNFGVSGLESGVNLGDITEIHVAVVAAGDAERELRLDDLHLVSRPDEGLVSLQFDGGDESIYDAALPVLEEFDYPATAFVPTDLIRSSADHDGDRMTESQLETLADAGWTIGSYTANGRLLPDLDSDERADQLTDARAWLEDEGYADGARFVSYPAGQYDAASLDLVDETYDLGFAAGQPVQGRVVDTARYPRAVDPEAAEELLERTADLGGITTLCYHGLDGDAVDRFEETVTYLDKLVAEGDLEVVGPETLASEYAETE from the coding sequence ATGAGACGGCGGACGTATCTCGCGACGGCGACCGCGACGGGGGTCGCGCTGGCCGGCTGTGCGGAGTTGGGGTGGAGCGGGTCGAACACGGAGCCGGACGAGCGGACGACCGATACCCCGCCGCCGCTCGAGGGGCCCGACGACACCGGGACGATCGACGACTTTTCCGACTTCAGCGCGTGGTCGGTGGTCGCCGGACGGGCGTCGCTGGTCGACGAGGAGGCGTCCGTCGGCGAGCGGTCCCTTCTCCTCGAGGCCGACGGCGACGACGAGGCGGCCCGGATCGTCCGCCGACTTCCCGGGCCGGTCGACTTCTCGGGGGAGAACCCCGGACTGGCGGTGGGGACCGAGGAGACGGCCACGCCGATCGTCCAGCTGTTCGACGACGACGGGAACGCGATCGAATTCCGAGCGACGGTCCACGGCGGCACCGATCTCCGGCGGAGTAACTTCGGCGTCTCGGGCCTCGAGAGCGGGGTGAATCTCGGCGATATCACCGAGATCCACGTCGCCGTCGTCGCCGCCGGCGACGCCGAGCGAGAGCTCCGACTCGACGATCTCCACCTCGTCTCCCGACCCGACGAGGGACTGGTTTCCCTCCAGTTCGACGGCGGCGACGAGTCGATTTACGACGCGGCGCTCCCGGTGCTCGAGGAGTTCGACTATCCGGCGACGGCGTTCGTACCGACGGATCTGATCCGCTCGTCGGCCGACCACGACGGGGATCGGATGACGGAATCGCAACTCGAAACGCTCGCCGACGCCGGCTGGACGATCGGCAGCTACACGGCCAACGGGAGGCTGCTTCCGGACCTCGACTCCGACGAACGGGCCGACCAGCTTACCGACGCGCGGGCGTGGCTCGAGGACGAGGGCTACGCGGACGGCGCCCGGTTCGTCTCCTATCCGGCCGGGCAGTACGACGCCGCCTCGCTCGACCTCGTTGACGAGACCTACGACCTCGGATTCGCCGCGGGCCAGCCGGTTCAGGGCCGCGTCGTCGATACCGCTCGCTATCCGCGGGCCGTCGACCCCGAGGCGGCCGAAGAACTGCTCGAGCGGACGGCCGATCTGGGCGGGATCACGACGCTTTGCTACCACGGACTCGACGGCGACGCCGTCGACCGATTCGAGGAAACGGTGACGTACCTCGACAAGCTCGTCGCCGAGGGCGACCTCGAGGTCGTGGGACCGGAGACGCTCGCGTCCGAGTACGCCGAGACCGAGTAG
- a CDS encoding Lrp/AsnC family transcriptional regulator, giving the protein MAADGLDEIDYGILHLLQQNARATTPVDMAEQLPVTDTTIRNRIERLEDDGIIEGYVPIIDYEKAGFPIRLQFSCTAATEDRQEVAERALELPQIVKVDEMLSARENIQALAVANNTEEVNEITSRLDDLPLTIERERLLRKTRGRPFDSFAGDVVEEHRPGDRQE; this is encoded by the coding sequence ATGGCTGCCGACGGACTCGACGAGATCGATTACGGAATCCTCCATCTTCTCCAGCAGAACGCTCGAGCGACCACGCCGGTCGATATGGCCGAACAGTTGCCGGTGACGGATACGACGATTCGCAACCGGATCGAACGGCTCGAAGACGACGGGATCATCGAGGGCTACGTGCCGATCATCGACTACGAGAAAGCCGGGTTCCCGATCCGCCTCCAGTTTTCCTGTACGGCCGCGACCGAGGACCGCCAGGAGGTCGCCGAGCGGGCGCTCGAACTGCCCCAGATCGTCAAGGTCGACGAGATGCTGAGCGCACGAGAGAACATTCAGGCGCTGGCGGTCGCGAACAACACCGAAGAGGTAAACGAGATCACGAGCCGCCTGGACGACCTTCCGCTGACGATCGAGCGAGAACGGCTGTTGCGGAAGACGCGGGGTCGTCCCTTCGACTCCTTCGCTGGAGACGTCGTCGAAGAACACCGACCCGGCGACCGCCAGGAATAA
- a CDS encoding acetolactate synthase large subunit, with protein sequence MATTAELLVDCLEAEGVERVFGVPGEEIEDLLFALRESSIPFLPTRHEQGAAFMADVHGRLTGKAGVCLSTLGPGATNLMTGVADAQLDKSPVVAITGQGGRERLHKESHQALDVVDVFEPIVAWNTRIGEPEIAPESIRKAFKLAEYEKPGATHLEFPEDVAAEEIDAEPIERRDPVRRPDPDDESAVHAARLLEEAERPILLAGNGAVRTRASQTIRSLVDRVGIPVVETYMGKGAISDREAASLMTLDSGPEEEAARAIDRADCVIAVGYDIAEHDPEGWNPDLEKTIVHVDYEPAEVYRHYNPDVEIVADVGAALSAIDERLPDDACALWCDDLHEQLLESVTESPADGDPITVWNCLPLLREAMDDSDVLVSDVGSHKMAIAQSFPTYEPNTCVISNGLASMGIAVPGALAADLVTDANVVAGTGDGGFMMNAAELETASRLDCSFTTVVFNDDDYGLISEKQEGHRGEHTGTELSNPDLVTFAESFGIEAYRPEGWDEVEEAFREAVPSDELALIEVRLE encoded by the coding sequence ATGGCGACAACAGCCGAACTGCTCGTCGATTGTCTCGAGGCGGAAGGCGTCGAGCGCGTCTTCGGCGTGCCGGGCGAAGAGATCGAAGACCTGCTGTTCGCGCTGCGCGAGTCGTCGATCCCCTTTCTCCCGACGCGCCACGAACAGGGGGCGGCGTTCATGGCCGACGTCCACGGCCGGCTGACCGGCAAGGCCGGCGTCTGCCTGTCGACGCTCGGCCCGGGCGCGACGAACCTCATGACCGGCGTCGCCGACGCCCAACTGGACAAGAGCCCGGTCGTCGCCATCACCGGTCAGGGCGGCCGCGAGCGACTGCACAAGGAGAGCCACCAGGCGTTAGACGTCGTCGACGTCTTCGAACCGATCGTCGCCTGGAACACCCGTATCGGCGAGCCCGAGATCGCGCCCGAATCGATCCGCAAGGCGTTCAAACTCGCCGAGTACGAGAAGCCCGGCGCGACCCACCTCGAGTTCCCCGAGGACGTCGCCGCCGAGGAGATCGACGCGGAGCCGATCGAGCGCCGCGACCCCGTGCGCCGACCGGACCCGGACGACGAGTCGGCCGTACACGCGGCGCGGCTGCTCGAGGAAGCCGAGCGTCCGATCTTGCTGGCGGGCAACGGCGCCGTGCGGACGCGCGCGTCCCAGACCATTCGGTCGCTGGTCGACCGCGTCGGGATTCCCGTCGTCGAGACGTACATGGGCAAGGGGGCGATTTCGGACCGCGAGGCGGCCTCGCTGATGACGCTGGACTCGGGGCCCGAGGAGGAGGCCGCGCGGGCGATCGACCGCGCCGACTGCGTGATCGCGGTCGGCTACGACATCGCCGAACACGACCCCGAAGGGTGGAACCCCGACCTCGAGAAAACGATCGTCCACGTCGACTACGAACCCGCTGAGGTCTACCGCCACTACAACCCCGACGTGGAGATCGTCGCCGACGTCGGCGCCGCGCTGTCGGCCATCGACGAGCGCCTGCCCGACGACGCCTGTGCGCTGTGGTGTGACGACCTCCACGAGCAGTTGCTCGAGTCGGTGACCGAGTCGCCGGCAGACGGCGATCCGATCACCGTCTGGAACTGCCTGCCGCTGTTGCGCGAGGCCATGGACGACTCGGACGTGCTCGTCTCCGACGTCGGCAGCCACAAGATGGCCATCGCCCAGTCGTTCCCGACCTACGAGCCCAACACCTGCGTGATCTCGAACGGGCTGGCCAGCATGGGGATCGCCGTCCCCGGCGCGCTGGCTGCCGATCTGGTGACGGATGCGAACGTGGTGGCCGGGACCGGCGACGGCGGGTTCATGATGAACGCGGCGGAGCTCGAGACCGCCTCGAGGCTGGACTGTAGCTTTACGACGGTCGTTTTCAACGACGACGACTACGGCCTGATTTCCGAGAAGCAGGAGGGCCACCGGGGCGAGCACACCGGGACCGAACTGTCGAATCCGGATCTGGTGACGTTCGCGGAGAGCTTCGGGATCGAGGCCTATCGGCCTGAGGGATGGGACGAGGTGGAGGAAGCGTTTCGCGAGGCCGTGCCGTCGGATGAGTTGGCGTTGATTGAGGTGCGACTCGAGTAA